The following is a genomic window from Neodiprion lecontei isolate iyNeoLeco1 chromosome 4, iyNeoLeco1.1, whole genome shotgun sequence.
TAGtgcaatattttcaatgaaaattattaattgaaaaccagtcagaaaaaaacattttccattACAGTCGAGTAACTATTCTATGAGTAACTAAATTTCAAGTTTGCACataaattatgatatacaatTAGATGTTTATATTCATCATCTCAATTACTATAACCAACACAATATTTCAGCTTTAAGATTCCTTAACTTGTTTCAAAATAAGTTACCTTCCATAAAATGGTATCCTAGCTTTTGTTGCGTTCTGTTTGATTTGATCATATGCACCAGCACGGAAAGTGTCAGCACAAACTAAGCAGGATTTCCAATTCTTTTTTAGATAATGGTAGGCAAGTTTTGTACACGTCGTCGTTTTACCCGAACCCTGTAAACCTACGAACATTATCACATTAGGCCGTCCTTTTACAGGCTGATAAGCTTTCACGCCTGGATCCACTAGCTGCAATAATAAAATGACTATCAAAATCACGGCGGTAATAGAATTaatcgtgataaaaaaaacgtacTTTAACAAGCTCTTTAAAGACAGCGCTTTGGATCATCCTCCGCTTATTGAGACCGCCGGCCATGTCATCAAAGTCAATGACCGCACGAACATTCTCACGCAATTTCTTCACTAATCTAATGTTGACATCAGCTTCAAGTAACGCCGCACATATTTCTTTTAGCATAGAATTCAGCACCTGTAAAAACGGGTTTACACCATTTTTTCCGAAGTTTCTTTgatatgaatataaaaataaaaaaatttccgaatttgCTAATAACtgatacaaaaattaatatttatttcttcattaacaatatcaaatttgaaacaagGTCAATGTTTCTCAACCACATTCTCACCATCGAACCAAAAATTGATGTGGAACTGAAATTGACTTAATTTACTGAAATTACAGTGATATCAAAATCGACGACaatcaataatttaaattCTGCAATAGAATACTATTGACATTGAAATTCGATTGATCGAAGAtgaatttcaacgaaaaaaaaatcacgtaatTGCGTGCAATTGTGTGTTGAAAAgtcaggttaggttaggttggtTATTGATAGAAAAATGTACGTATTTTAATAAGAACAGGAATTGCGATGTTCTGCAATGATCTTGATACAAATTAATCATAACAATCACACGAGGTGGGAATAGTTATAAACAGTATTTGCTTTTAATATGCGACGGGTTTTTAAATGCCTTTCCATCTGTTTACATCGTTTTCCTCACCTCTTCGTTAATGACGGTGGCATTGCTGAGCGACCGCAGGGCGGACGTTATTTTACGCCCCAAGTCTGCTAACACCATCCTGCCGTCTTAATTCACACaattaatgcaaaattcaattatcttaatatttgtattattttgtacaaacACTGATATGCCAAATTCGTCTTGCCAGGCCAACACGGCATGGCGTTATTTCCGGTGTGGTTGTGAGTTTGTTCTTGGCCACCAGGCGGCCGCCTACCAAAAGTATATTTCatacttttcatcacttttCATACCGCGATTCTCGAAtctcgataaaataaatagtgTGGTGTAGAAAAATGGCTGCTTCTGTGTTAGGGCAGACgcttttttcgaaaagtatgttttttagaaattgatcagttaaattttgttttagaGCGTACGTGTCTCACGCTTTTTTTTGCAGTGCTAAATATGGGTTGCCGCTTCCGGACGTCAAGGGTGTTTTCACAGAAATTGAGGAATTTAGCAACTCAATCACAACctcaaattgtttcaaaagAAGGTGGGGATGTCTTTAAACAAATACTTTGATTATCAATTAAACCTGCCATGTCCAGCGGCTTAGCACTTTTTTGCACCGATTTGCCTGAAACTTTTCAAGTTTAGTTGGCTCGAATTCCTTCCCTCCCGTCGTAAATGGCTATTTCTCAGTCATTGTATAGGTTAAGAAAACAGGTTGGGATTCTGCTTACAGTGAGATTTCCAAGTTTTCTAAACCCGTCAACTCCATGAATAGCCATAACACTTGGCACACAGATCTACGTTCTTCGATAAcggtctttttttcttctaggAACTGACGTCCCGTCAATAGATCCACTACAACATCCAGATTTCTTTGGAGTTCATAAACTTTTTACAGTTCAAGACTTATTCAAAGCAAGAGTGCACTATGGTCATAAACTTGGCTCTTTAGACGATCATATGCGTCCTTACCTGTTCGGATCTCGCTTGGACCATTTGATATTTGATCTCGATATAACAGCTGACCATCTACGACGAGCCCTCAATTTCACTGCCCACATAGCATTTAACGGTggtataattgtttttttttgtagaaatacGCAAAACGCGCATCTCGTTGATAAAACTGCTAAAGAATGCGGGGAATATTCTCACACAAGATTTTGGAGGGGTGGAATATTTACCAACGCTGATAAACAGTTTGGCGACGCGACACGTCTACCCGATTTATGCATATTCCTAAATACTTTGAATAACGTATTAAATCAACATACCGCTGTTCGAGATGCGGCTAAAATGTGCATCCCTACTGTAGGCATTGTCGATACAAATTGTAATCCAAACCTCATCACTTACCCTGTTCCTGGAAATGATGATACACCTGTGGCGATTGAACTCTATTGTAGACTATTCAAAACTGCGATATTACGTGGTAaagaagcaagaaaaaaaataaacaatcaactgaaaaattgaacgaaggtTAACTTTAccaaattatatatttaagaTTACCACAgtataatgtacaaaatttaataaacatCTCATAGTAACAACAATATTGGATAGATGTGGTAAATAAAATGTCTGTTTAAAAACCATCTTTCTTCTCCCCATTCAATATAATAACTTATAATGACTACTACCATAAAAGATTTCAGTAGCACTGAATGGGAAAGGGAACTTATCTTCTGGTATAAAAGCAAAGGTGCAAAAATTGGAGATATTCGCAAAAGTCAAAAAGGATCCATAACTGATGGACTCTAATGGTACTTGACTGTATTATGGTAGAATTAAAATTAGTCCTCGAAAAATAGATATTATCTTCACTCTGTTTTTAGTACTTGCTTAGAGTCTCGCATGTCAAGAAACTTCTTCGATGATATAAACTTGGGTAacctaaataaaaaaacgaaacagtAATACTACTGATTACTACACATTACTATAGCAAAA
Proteins encoded in this region:
- the LOC107218963 gene encoding 28S ribosomal protein S2, mitochondrial isoform X1 produces the protein MAASVLGQTLFFFFAVLNMGCRFRTSRVFSQKLRNLATQSQPQIVSKEGTDVPSIDPLQHPDFFGVHKLFTVQDLFKARVHYGHKLGSLDDHMRPYLFGSRLDHLIFDLDITADHLRRALNFTAHIAFNGGIIVFFCRNTQNAHLVDKTAKECGEYSHTRFWRGGIFTNADKQFGDATRLPDLCIFLNTLNNVLNQHTAVRDAAKMCIPTVGIVDTNCNPNLITYPVPGNDDTPVAIELYCRLFKTAILRGKEARKKINNQLKN
- the LOC107218963 gene encoding 28S ribosomal protein S2, mitochondrial isoform X2; this encodes MAASVLGQTLFSKMLNMGCRFRTSRVFSQKLRNLATQSQPQIVSKEGTDVPSIDPLQHPDFFGVHKLFTVQDLFKARVHYGHKLGSLDDHMRPYLFGSRLDHLIFDLDITADHLRRALNFTAHIAFNGGIIVFFCRNTQNAHLVDKTAKECGEYSHTRFWRGGIFTNADKQFGDATRLPDLCIFLNTLNNVLNQHTAVRDAAKMCIPTVGIVDTNCNPNLITYPVPGNDDTPVAIELYCRLFKTAILRGKEARKKINNQLKN